In Cotesia glomerata isolate CgM1 linkage group LG8, MPM_Cglom_v2.3, whole genome shotgun sequence, the sequence AGCTGAGGACTAAGACGAAGAAAGAGGACAGGAGTTTGCGTCCGCAAGAGGCCGACGACCTCCCGGGTACTCAACCAGAGATTACATGGACTCTTACTACAGCTTGCCGGCCATCTTTGTTTCGTTGGAACCTCGGAGAGAGGCCTAACGAATGTATACTTGTTGGCTGGGAGAGTCTTTATGTGAACGAGTGTTGCTCTTGCTCTTGAGGCCTTACACAATCCAACACCCCGCAAGGTCATAACTGCCGCTGCCATTTTGGTCTCCAATGTCGGCAAGTCCACATCTGACCCGTTTTTCGCAGcttgttttattatatttgtcTTTAACATTACtcaatatatttactttttaggTTTTGGGGCGTTTTTTGAGATTTGTGACGAAAATATCggagatatgaaaaaaattgaagaatacaAAATTGTagagcattaaatttcctacaaaaataaagatttttttttttaaatcgatctAAGTACCGAAAGATCACGCTTGAAAAATACCGATAAAAAAATCcggaaaaattgaaatttttttttattttttaaaatatctggCTAAACATTggaaatacaataaaaatgaatgaatccaaaattgtagagcattaaattttctacaaaaaagattttaatcattttcaaaaaaaccaacGTAAGTTCCGATAGATCACGTTTTAAAAatgcaaaattaatttttttttttttttttttttttttttatagtgaaataaaaataaaaaaataaataattacaaaataaaagagGACATAATttccaattataaataaatgtcaCTTTTAGCTAGTGGTATTATCTAAACGTGAAAAGtaagaaaaatctaaaaatgaaaTGAGGATACACAATAGATCAATGTAtttgttattgatatttatgtATGTGCATACATGTATTTTGAAAATGTATGTTAGAAGAGAGTACACTGTCGTCTCACGACGTAACCACTGAGATAGACTTTATAAGTAGGCAAACGTAACTGTTTTATTAACCGTAAACTGAGAGCTCTtgtatatacatgtataaatatatatataaatatatatatatatatatatatatatatatatatatatatatatatatatatatatatatatataaatgaacGAACAAGCGGCAGAACCTCGCTTACATAATCGAAAACACAGAGAGTGAAAATTGTGTGATGGTGATCCTACTTTCGTTATCGTAAATTATACGCATGAGATAGTGCATCGATTCCTTTATTAGATGCTTTGTTTGAATCcattatattgaaatttaactgTCTTACAGATTCTGGGGCTGAAACTTTGACAATTTAACAGTCTTACGCAATTCTACGGCCAATCCAAGATGTAGATCTACTTTTTATTCAACGCTGGTTACACGACGCTACGGAAAAGTAGgatttttttacactaaaaaattttttttctaaaaactaatgGCAAAATTTTATAGATGGTTAAATTCTGAGTAAAATGAtgtataataacaatatattttgagaaatattagtttttaaaatccttttttaagttaaatttaaggaatttaacgaaaaaatggtgttttttatcttaaattaagatttttttgtactaaaaaatttttttttccaaaacttaTAGGACTATCTTTTAGGTTGTTGAATTCTGAGTAAAATGAtgtataataacaatatattttgaaaaatattagtttCCAAAATCccttttaaagttaaattgcaggaatttgacgaaaaaatagtgtctttcACCTTAAATTAGGATTCTTttgtactaaaaaatttttatcgcaCTAAATCGTGATCTATTTAatggaaaaacttttttttttcaaaaaatcatggTTGTACCTTATAGAGGAATAAATTCTCCGTAAATTTCTcgacaaagaaaatttttccaaacagCAGTGCTCCGAAAAATTACATTCTTATGCAACAAAAAGCAACTAGTAGCTCATAAATCATGTGACCTACAAACTTCCCGTAGTTTTTCTTCCCCGAATCGAAATATTAGCATCTTAAATATTGGGTAAATCCTTATCCTCAACACGACCACTGCCTAAAAGCAAAAGAGCCTTAGCCTTGTAGATCATTGCCCCGAAATAACCTTTAAAAACACAAAGGCCATAAATCCAGtctattatcaaaaaaaaacaacaaaaccTAGTCTGTCCGAGTCCTGAATAAATCAACCGGTCAATGCCGTCCGATTTCCAAAACTTGTCTCGTAAAAATCACCTATATATCCGCGTCGGTGAATATTACTCCAAAAATAACCCCTTGAGTAAATTCCGTAGTAGAAGACCTTCAAAATGAGTACCCGCAAGCCCTACTTGTCTTTTGGGTCAATGATCTATAGATCATTAAtgatctatagatatagatcactttgacgaaaaaattcatgtgggtactcaaatgaaaggtcttgccGAGTACAATGATCTATAGATCATCTCGGcgaaaaaaatcatgtgggtactcaaatgaaaggtcttgtcGAATACATTGATCTATAGATCACTTTGgcaaaaaaatcatgtgggtactcaaatgaaagggcTTGATGAATACAAGCTTATAAtgagtttatttttgaaaaaattctagtaTTTTGGAAGATACGTGAGGATTTAATGTGAGTGGTATctggaaaattttgaaaagtcaAGGTTATAAGCAGGTGGCTTGGATTAGGAGGCTTACTAGCGGAAGGAGCGCTGAAGGGGAGAGGGAATGTTGGATAATGGCCCGCGGTTGGAAGGaacaataatgatgatgacgataatgataataataatctaaaacTCAAACAGTTGGTTGGCTGCGTCCGGACATCGCTCCCTATCCCGCTTGTAGCTGGCTATTGAGTTGCGGGGCCAAATAACGGTCTCAACCACCTCCGAGTCGGCTCATCTCGGCTTCAAGCTACGAACATTGCTGCACTTAACTAACAACTCGGAAAAACTCGAGCCGCTTGAGGTATCATtgcatctttttttttctctttaattgtaaattttctgattttttaattctaagggttcaaattttgattattttttgtatcaaacaatttttttaggcGATGCAGATGAAAGATCTATACACTGAAGTCGACGCCAAGGTCATCTATGAGAAGAGTTTATAATTTTCAGTCGGTAAAAGAGAATGGTGCAGATTGACGGAAGATAATCTGTCTGACTTACCTACAGATGGAGCTATGGAAGTTATTATCGATGGATGGGAGAAAGATGTGTTATCTCTGCAAGgtataaacatttaattttgaaaaaaaaaattttttacccaaaaaaatcgtaatttaatgtgaaaaaatcgtaaatttatcaaaattaaccaaaaattatttttgattgagttttaaaaatagttttattacttaaatttattattattatatatcattctacttaaaatttaatcttttacAAAGTTCATTCAtcagattttgaaaaaaaaatttttttacctgaAAAAAtcctaatttaataaaaaaaaaaatcgtgaattcttaaaaattcaccgaaaaaaatttttaaaggctTCGCACAACTACTTGCATCATtcaaacttattattattatatatcattGGACGCAGAATTTAATCCTCGACAAGATACATTcattgattttacaaaaaaaaattttttttccaaaaaaaatcccaatttaatgcaaataaatcgcgaattcttaaaaattcgccgaaaaaaattttcaaaggcTTCGCACAACTACTTGCGTAACTCAAACTTACCATCAATATATATCATTTCGCGCAGAATTCAATCTTCTAGAAGTtgcatttatttgtttttcaaaaaaaaatttttttcccaaaaaaaatcccgatttagataaaaaagtagctaattcttaaaaattccccaaaaaaaatgtttgaaggCTTCGCACAGCTACTTGCatcattcaaatttattattattatatattatttcacgcagaatttaatattctaaaaggtacatttatttgtttttcaaaaaaaaatttttttacccaaaaaaatcccataaaactaacaaaaaaaGCTTCTTACTATCTAAAGGCAAGGATAAATACAACGTCCgaatatttgtcatatattttattagataGCGTCAATAGAATACGTATTCTAATACCGGATATACATAGTCTTACACAGTTAGTCTTAcacaaaacataaaaaaaaatattatactttACAACAGATTAATTATCGGTGacatatatacacacacacttaTATGTACATTTCACCCTCAACCCCCTACCCTACTTTCATGTGTCCTTTTTGTCTACCGTACGATTATTTACAAAGCACATTACCCACAACACAGGCACTCAGACATAAATCGCGATAGGTCTATGCGTATTGCTTATTTTTCCATAAAtctactcttttttttttataatattatttatttcaaattcgCCGCCACAGGAGCGTATTTACATTTTCCACCCTGACCAGTGGCGACATCTAGTGAGATACACTTCTATAACTTAACATGTTCCTAGTGAGTACAAAGCTAGAATATCATGTAAGCTTTTTCTCTCTCCTGCGATATTTACAATGGGcttcaaagaatttttttatttccaattataaaatcgttaaattttttacaacgtTGGCAGTCGCTGATTTCTTAcaatataatcataatattaGGTTACGTATGTGGTGATTatgtattgtttttttttttttagtaagtaTTACTTGTTGCTCCGCAAATATTCCCCAAAATCCGCAGAACAGCCGCACGGCTCTGCGGCTGTTCTGCGGATTTCCTTGGATTTTTGtcgcaacaaaaaaaaaataaaattacatgtaatatattttattatatacagttaaaaaaatttataaaaaaaaaaatttttaaatatataaaaaagccgattaattaattaatactatcTACAATtagatatttacaaaataataagtaattatttgcTCGTAAAAATATTGGCTTAGCCATCTATAAGTTTAGTGTACCAACAATCTTTGTTTTGGACGAAGGTGGACAATGAACATTCTTTtagtgaattatttttttattaaatatttgtctTTTAGACCCTGTGTGATGCTAAGACGCCATTGTCCGGATATATTATTCCACCACTTTTATCCCCCCCCCCACTTTACAGCCTTATCCCCTCCATAGTGACCATACACTCCCCTCATTAACATACTTAATATATAACAcctacaaaataattattttactaagcGGACTAGCTTAATTTTGACACTTCCATATACAAATCActgatcatcatcatcataatcaTGGCACCATGATCACGTGTCATGCCTAAGGAACCTGGCCCTCCTGTTCCCACTCTTACGGCGCTTCCTCTTAGTGTCTCTAGTAAACGCGACATTTCCCGGATCATCAGCCAGCTGAGGATACCTGTGAACACTGTGGATGTCAACGCCCTCGTAGCCATCAACACTACCTCTAGTGAGCAGCTGATCCTTTTCCTCCTTGGACCAATCACCTCTGCCCTGGAACCCAGCACCAACCAGCTGCTTCTCGATCTCCCAGGCCCGTTCAACCGCCCTCTTGTGGGCGTGCTTCAAGATTCTGTGGCGCTCCTGCTCAGGATCAGCGCCATACTTGATCACGACAGCAGCATCAGGATTGTGAAGCCTCAATTCCTTCCAGGTTCCAGCTCCGTGCTCAGTAGTCTCATGAGTCGACACATTGAACATTCCTCCGAGCCTCCTTAACTCCTCCATGTCGTCCCTCATCTTCAGTGCGTTGTCCTTGACGAAGTAAAAGACATCCTGGTCATGAACGCTGAAATGCAGCGGCAAGAAGTAAGAATTATTGAAGACACTGGTGACGACATCTTGAACCACACTGTTAACACCATCAACCACGCTTACTAAAGCACGGCCTCCTACTCTAGACACCAGGATCCCTTCGCCAAAGACAGCTCGCCTATGAGCAACACGCGGGAGCAGGTTCCGGGTCTTGGGTTCTAATTTCAGCAAAGGTTTGGGCACGAAGTCTAGATCGGAGAATTTATCATGGACCCGGTTGACGATACACTGCAACCCGGACATCACTCCAAAGTCAGGAGTCAGCTGCGGCGAGGTTATCGTAGCTGACGGCTGGTTTATCATCTGTTTGGTGTACTCAGATCCTAGCATCGAAGGGATGTCATAGCCGTAGAGCTTCAACCAGCTGGCTAGATCTGTCATGTAATCCACAGACAATTTGGAGTTGATTGGATCATTATTCCTGAATCGGTAGATAAAGACATCCGTTGGAGTGGTCAATTGGTTGACCATCTGCTCCCAAGCTGGTGTCATCCACTGCCCAACTGTTGGATCGTACAGCCGCTTGTTTAAGTAGACTAATTTAGTCACCGGGTCCAGCAATCCTGAGTGGAAGTCTATCGGTAAGTAAAAGTCAGGATTAGTATCCTTAATAATCTTTCCAAAAGGAGTTCTTCGCATTTCCTTAATTAGATTCCCATTGGTGTCAAACAGCGCCAATGGTGATCCATTTTGGTCAGAAGCAACGTAGAATCTTTGCTCTGATGTTTCGACAGTTGTCAAGAAATTTCGGGCATCGTAAAGGAACCTGAAGGTTTTCTGAGTCTTGGGAAAGTGGACATGTGTGATCAATTCAGGAGTTTTGGGATTGGCATAGAAGAATTGGGTAATATTCTCCCGGTCGTCGTTCCAGGACACTAGTCTACCCTGGTCATCATAGTAATACCAAATCTGGAACTTCTTGTGCTCTGAAGCGTGAATCAGCTGACCTCGAGAattatacctatatttgtgctCTCCGCGAATCACAACAAACCCACGGCTGTCATAAGAATTGAATTCAACATCTCCATACTGGACAACCCGGTCACCACTGTCATACCCAAGAGTTATCTTTTCATTGTGCTCCGTAACACCAACGACGTTGCCATTTTCATCGTAAGCATACTGCCAATTGTTGTCAGTGTCTGCCACTTCAAGAACATGACCATCAGCATTGTAAGTGATCTTGTCCATCCTGGACCACTCTTTTTTATCCATAGAATCCTTTCCAATTGTAAGCTTACGCATCTTTATCCTATTCCTATTATCATACTCCAGCTCCATCCTGAAGACATCCAAAGATCTGATGTTCATCACCACACTCTTGGTTCTTCCACGGTCATCATAATCCGTCACAGTGAAGAATTGCTTGCTAGCATCTTGCATCACGGATCTATTGAAGGTATTGCGGTAAATCCTCAGATCTCCAACTCCTTCTAGCACTCCCAAGTTCTGGTTGTACTTCAACCTCAATTGAGGCAGCTGTTTTCCGTTGATATCAACTTCAATTCCCGAAATCCTAGCATTTCCGTCATACTGGTATCTATAATGCGCGTTGTCCATGCCACTTTTGCTGCCAAACTTGATCTTCTCATCCTTGACAATTCCCGCGTGGTACTTGTACTCTACTCGCATTTCAAAGTTAGGCTCGTTGATATCAATGCTCCTGACTAGGGAAGTAGTTTCCTGATAGGTGTAGTGAATCGACGACAATCCTGCTAAAGTAGTCTCCAATTTTCCAGCATGGTCGTAGACGTAAGCGACCTTGCCGCTTTGATGTGGCAGAATCTTCGCCAGAATCTGACCATCATCATTATACAGGATTTCGTAAGGATGCCTATTCATTGGAGAGTAATACTGGTACTTATAGAATCCAAGAGATGTTTGCAAGGAGAATGCATGGATATGTCCTCTGGGTGTCGTTAAGGATTGAAGTGCTCCAGCTTCATCATACTGAAGCAGATAGTCGCTTCCTCGTGGCGTTGTTACCTTTAGCGGAAGGCTGCTGAACATATCCTTAAAAGCGTAGACCATCGCGGTGCCGTCTGAGTACTTGATTTCAAACAGCCGTCCAGCTCGATCGAATCCGTAGCTCTCGCTGATGTCTCCCCAGGTCCATCGAGTCAATCTACTGAACCGGTCATACTCAAGGTCAACTCCTGAGAAGATTCCGTTCCTGGGTAGCCACTTCAGTGGCTGAGCGTTCCGGTCGTAGGTAACATTAAGCAGCTCCACACGATCGTCTATAAAAACTGCGACTGTATTGCTATCACGGTCGTACTCTAACGACAAAAGAACATCACCGTTGACTCGTAATTTCTTGCCAACTTGTGCCACAGCTTTAGAATTGCCCCTTTTGCCCTGGACTTTTCTTAAATAGTATCTCCACTCGAATCTATTGGCTAGATCTCCGGCAATCTCAGTCCTTTGTTTTGCTGGTACAGGGTAGCTTTCTCCTAATAGCGGTTCAATTTCCGCTAGGATAGCATAAGGAAGCGTATCTGTGCTGACAGTGTGCCCCCAGGAAGTAACCTTACCCACAGAACCATCTCCAGCGACGGTAGTTCTTCCTTCAGCTTCTCCAACTTTGGTCAGAACACTGGACCCCTTGATCAGCATGGACACTGGCTTGCGATTGTTCTGCCCGATTTTAACCGTAGCGCCCTTGACACTTAGATCAAAGGTAAGATCAATAACTTTTCCAGTTGGCGTCACTGAGCTAGTTAATCTTCCAAATTCGTCGTAGTTGTAAACGTAGCTCCTACCGGTGCTGTCTAATTTAGTTTTGAGCAGCCCAGAAGATCCATGGTAGTCAAAGGTGACGTTGTAATTATCCGGAGTGCTGAGCTCATGGAGCATCTTCATCCTGGACATCCTCAACCTGCACTTCTGGCCCTTTGTGTTCTCAATAGAGTTAACCTGGCTGCTGTAATCTCTCAACAAGAAGACCTTGTTGCCACTAGCATCAGTGACTGTGCTCAGCTTTCCATTGCTGGTGTTGACGTTGTAAGTGAAGACATAAAAAGTTTCTCCAGTTAGAATATTCTTGGTGGAGATATGCTGCCCGAATCTGTTAAACACGTAGATTTCTTGCGTATCTGGCGAGTAGATCTCATACTCCCTAGCTCCTGAAGCATCAGGAATGCTAGCCATCACAGACCTGATCCGATAGTTAGCTTGATCTCCAATGTGGACGACTCCATCAGGAGAAACTGCCACAGCAGAAATGGTATTGAATTTGGACGTAGAAGCTAAATAGTGGTCAGCTTCGAAGCAATCACAGCCACGCTCAAGACAATTGCACTTGGACTCGGCTCCAGCGAAAGGACCGATCTTCCCGTCAGTCAGAATGACTCTGATCCGGTTGATCCTTTGGGAGTCGCTTTCGGCGATGTACAAACTCCCAGAAGGTCCAAAAGCTATGGACTGAGGCATCACCAGAGTGGCATGAGTCGCTAGTTCAGTGTCTGAAGTAGAGGCGCTAGCACAGTGCAAGGGTCTGCCTGCTACTACCTTGACGCGGCCATCAGGAGCCAATTGGAGGACCATGTGGTCGTCGATTATGTGTAAACTGTTGTCCAGGGGGTTGATAGCAAGCTCAGTCGGCCAACGAAGATGCACCTCTTCGACGTTCAAGGTACCTTCGCAGGGAATAGGCTTCCAGTGGGACTTGTGCATGTGGTTGCCGATGACAGTGGTGATGATTCCGTCCCGGTCAACCATCCTGATGTTGGTGCCATCAGCAAAGTACAGGACATTGTCCGCTGAAACTGCGACGCCTTTGGGGTAAGCTAGCTTAGCGTCTCTAGCAAGCGCTCCGTCACCACAATGAGCTTCGTCTCCAGGTAAGCAACGTTCTCCTGATCCTACAACAGTCTCCCAGTTGTGGTCCGGGTCTGTGTAGTCATTAACATCCCTGACGCGGATGATCTGGTGCGATTCTGGGTCTGAGATGTACAAGACACCATCCAGGGGGCTCAAAGCTATGTGGTACCTGTAAGACACCCTGGTAGCGTTGAGTCTCACGACAGTCTTCACAGTTCCATCGACCAGGATCTTGCGGATCAGGTTAAAATCTCCAACGAAGATAGCGCCATCTGGAGAAGCTGCTAAAGCTACTGGAGCTAGAAGTCGTTGCTTAGAAGCCTGGCCGTCACAGTCAAAGCAGTCTAAAGGACGCTGGTGTCCATCGCCCATGGCAGTAAGGATGACTCTTGGCTTGTGCTTGAGGTAAATATTGCTGCCGTCACCTTTCTGCAAGATTCCCTCGTGGAAGTTGTAGCGGTGGTGGATGTCCAGGTTCCAGCCTCCCACTTCTGAGATAGACATATCATGCCCGCTCAACTTGGTGGTTTGAACGTCCCAGATGATGTCCTTGCAATCAGCATATTCATAACCAACCTTGACCATGGCTGTCGTCACACCGTAGACTCTTTGACGGTAGACGTTCAAGCGGTTCCAAGCGTAGGTAAACTTTATCACTGGATCCGCTTCAAAGGTCTTTTCGAAGAGGATTCCTTCGATGGTGATGCGCAGGTGGATCAGGTTTAGAGTCGGTGGGATGCTCTCGGGAGTTAATTGTAGCTGGATTGTTGATAAGTAACCAGATGCGCGGGAACTGTGGTAGACTAAGTTTAGACCAGTTCCAGGAATTTGAAGACTTTCTTGGACTACTTGGGACTCTGCCAAAATGGCGCTCTTTTCAGGACACGCGCCTTGGAACCCGTGCTTCCAGGTTGCCAAGACTACGGGCTTCATTTGGTCGTAGTCGTGCGCCGCACAGGCATGCGCGATGTGGATTGGAGGCTTTTCATCGACGGTGCTCATTACAATCCGGTCGATTATCACCACCTGGAACAatttaagttaaaatctaGCTTCTAGAGACTTAAaagattcaagacaatgactTACCTCATTCCATGGAACAAAAACGATGTGGGTCTGAGGCTTGAATGGCGAACGGCCAAATTGAAGAGTGACAGCACCACCGCCATTGACCAGAAGATCGAACCATCCGTCATCCCGGGTCAAGGTGAAGCCTTCTAAAGGTGTGCTGGTACTAACTCGGACTCCCATTAAACCAGTTCCCATTGAAGTGACCACTCTTCCGCGTACTACTGCAGATCGACTGTGGATTGGAAAAGTTAGATTAGTTTGTGATATTACAGACTATTGATAATACTACTGATCTAACTGCTAGCATAAAAGAATGATAAAGCTTGCAAAACGTCAACACAGGAGGAAAATGGTCATGCAAACATAAAAATTCGCCGATTCACGCGCAAGGAATTAATTGGTCACCACAGTCTTACCTGGTGTTGAAGTGATTCCAGAAGACGCTAGCAGCACGGATAAAACAGATTGgttagaaattaaatttataaattataccGAGTAGGCTGAATTAGAAACAATAAAAGCCGAACGAGAGAAATAATGCCTTTGTTCCCGGTAGGACAGGGTTTAGTATTTACATCACATGGTATTGACATGGGTCACAACATTGCAGTTATTGGTTTTGGTCTTTGGGTTAATCTTATTGATGATACTCACCTTTCGTTGAAGCTTTCTTGTCGGGCGTAGTTTTGGAGGCTGCCTTCGTCAATTAGGAACTTCATTCGCTCGAAGAACGACGCTGTTATTGCTGGTGGCTGCTTTCTTAGGAGGATGTCGATGGGTTTGGGCGCGGATACGCACAATTGGCTGCCTCTGCAAGCGTGGTTGCCACAGCATTCAGGATCAGCGCAGTCGATTAGTCCATCTGCAATACCATCATCATTATCACATTGCTAACCATCATCATtgtcatcattatcatcattatcacaCTGCTAaccattatcatcatcataataATCACTCTCACACTGCtaaccatcatcatcatcatcatcatcattaccATTAGGGCCAGGAAGTTGacgttttttctttatttaaatttgagttTAAACATATGA encodes:
- the LOC123270441 gene encoding teneurin-m isoform X2 yields the protein MNYTQGKGRLHPAYSLSGSEGEDNPRVSGTRGPSQAQSLYNQSQPGQSHSHYNTAHKRGNASYQQPQLYHVASRVEGLSDTPTSGNASDETLTDCELTHLAREWNGCLLDNSAPRGPPDVPPRNPTMSRLNGRLPGSHASDHDRDLDLEPSCLVRTPSGNFYNKPPKNTKNEYNNKHQSTGNSPIKVELQNNMDRVPLPYGHAPSMIPMRRQSIRCHFRKGMDWCSWKLIAIVAITIAICLIGALIYLAASSSVTWPYHATKACNVLVDSQDKSLETKNVTSASATSSPGRARQPAGGENPGDHVDSNGYVYSRKRRDTSQHDNWDLVNPQFDTVTMHDHLTEHGGGFSGASYLGSDASDASDASFESTTSSSIFQEQTIFSDDGTTISDDQETSDAWKSTTDHQDAASEGQTPGFDDQDPVLDVQVHPEAQEPASSDQKIILNDQEQRSDDLVPPEGQKADTDAAETSFDDQEASFVTTSSLFDTKTLPGQIPDPDGGISSFDDQEAFSVTNSSAFDDLIPSESQAPDPDGLIFNFEDQEVSSSALPTSEAQNPTLNDLQALSDDQESILAIEIPPEPEKSLSKDRRSILATKTPVIIQALATDHPRTSTLEVLSPLPHQLELDTTGKSSTTDAPVLKITADLPRESSREEQDRVLLDEVPQQDFPGSLYNSEVIEIVALNEPVNSGRNTYTVEEEDPPTLGSQSGESMEVIGDTNKITETSQDTTEMIQVNVTISSTDTKSSPKQLYVVSISVPRDPGTNPNIVTIPNSYELPPPPKPPATPPPIWAGGECECSCPCMDSDDDDDWGSFPAEEFQEFDTLTTLDDLTGTSYGITDDTGVTDSSVGNDYCGMPQEPTILILEGARTFPARSFPPDGTTFAQVSLGQHLNKEIPAYSYWNMQFYQSEAAYVRFDYSIPRGASIGVYARRNALPTHTQYDLLEVLSGFKARTTRASHPSIKKEVTHYMEPGHWFLSLYNDDGDPQEISFIAVIAEDMTHNCPNGCSGKGECLLGHCQCNPGFGGEDCSESVCPVLCSQRGEYINGECQCNPGWKGKECSLRHDECEVPDCNGHGHCTNGKCNCVRGYKGKFCEEPDCPHPTCSGHGFCAEGTCICKKGWKGVDCSQMDKEALQCLPDCSGHGNFDLETQTCHCEPMWSGDDCSKELCDLDCGPHGHCVDNACDCVPGWSGELCNLKQCDPRCNEHGQCKNGTCLCVTGWNGRHCTMEGCPNSCSGHGQCRVNVDAQWECRCYDGWDGKDCGVLLEQNCSDQRDNDKDGLIDCADPECCGNHACRGSQLCVSAPKPIDILLRKQPPAITASFFERMKFLIDEGSLQNYARQESFNESRSAVVRGRVVTSMGTGLMGVRVSTSTPLEGFTLTRDDGWFDLLVNGGGAVTLQFGRSPFKPQTHIVFVPWNEVVIIDRIVMSTVDEKPPIHIAHACAAHDYDQMKPVVLATWKHGFQGACPEKSAILAESQVVQESLQIPGTGLNLVYHSSRASGYLSTIQLQLTPESIPPTLNLIHLRITIEGILFEKTFEADPVIKFTYAWNRLNVYRQRVYGVTTAMVKVGYEYADCKDIIWDVQTTKLSGHDMSISEVGGWNLDIHHRYNFHEGILQKGDGSNIYLKHKPRVILTAMGDGHQRPLDCFDCDGQASKQRLLAPVALAASPDGAIFVGDFNLIRKILVDGTVKTVVRLNATRVSYRYHIALSPLDGVLYISDPESHQIIRVRDVNDYTDPDHNWETVVGSGERCLPGDEAHCGDGALARDAKLAYPKGVAVSADNVLYFADGTNIRMVDRDGIITTVIGNHMHKSHWKPIPCEGTLNVEEVHLRWPTELAINPLDNSLHIIDDHMVLQLAPDGRVKVVAGRPLHCASASTSDTELATHATLVMPQSIAFGPSGSLYIAESDSQRINRIRVILTDGKIGPFAGAESKCNCLERGCDCFEADHYLASTSKFNTISAVAVSPDGVVHIGDQANYRIRSVMASIPDASGAREYEIYSPDTQEIYVFNRFGQHISTKNILTGETFYVFTYNVNTSNGKLSTVTDASGNKVFLLRDYSSQVNSIENTKGQKCRLRMSRMKMLHELSTPDNYNVTFDYHGSSGLLKTKLDSTGRSYVYNYDEFGRLTSSVTPTGKVIDLTFDLSVKGATVKIGQNNRKPVSMLIKGSSVLTKVGEAEGRTTVAGDGSVGKVTSWGHTVSTDTLPYAILAEIEPLLGESYPVPAKQRTEIAGDLANRFEWRYYLRKVQGKRGNSKAVAQVGKKLRVNGDVLLSLEYDRDSNTVAVFIDDRVELLNVTYDRNAQPLKWLPRNGIFSGVDLEYDRFSRLTRWTWGDISESYGFDRAGRLFEIKYSDGTAMVYAFKDMFSSLPLKVTTPRGSDYLLQYDEAGALQSLTTPRGHIHAFSLQTSLGFYKYQYYSPMNRHPYEILYNDDGQILAKILPHQSGKVAYVYDHAGKLETTLAGLSSIHYTYQETTSLVRSIDINEPNFEMRVEYKYHAGIVKDEKIKFGSKSGMDNAHYRYQYDGNARISGIEVDINGKQLPQLRLKYNQNLGVLEGVGDLRIYRNTFNRSVMQDASKQFFTVTDYDDRGRTKSVVMNIRSLDVFRMELEYDNRNRIKMRKLTIGKDSMDKKEWSRMDKITYNADGHVLEVADTDNNWQYAYDENGNVVGVTEHNEKITLGYDSGDRVVQYGDVEFNSYDSRGFVVIRGEHKYRYNSRGQLIHASEHKKFQIWYYYDDQGRLVSWNDDRENITQFFYANPKTPELITHVHFPKTQKTFRFLYDARNFLTTVETSEQRFYVASDQNGSPLALFDTNGNLIKEMRRTPFGKIIKDTNPDFYLPIDFHSGLLDPVTKLVYLNKRLYDPTVGQWMTPAWEQMVNQLTTPTDVFIYRFRNNDPINSKLSVDYMTDLASWLKLYGYDIPSMLGSEYTKQMINQPSATITSPQLTPDFGVMSGLQCIVNRVHDKFSDLDFVPKPLLKLEPKTRNLLPRVAHRRAVFGEGILVSRVGGRALVSVVDGVNSVVQDVVTSVFNNSYFLPLHFSVHDQDVFYFVKDNALKMRDDMEELRRLGGMFNVSTHETTEHGAGTWKELRLHNPDAAVVIKYGADPEQERHRILKHAHKRAVERAWEIEKQLVGAGFQGRGDWSKEEKDQLLTRGSVDGYEGVDIHSVHRYPQLADDPGNVAFTRDTKRKRRKSGNRRARFLRHDT